One genomic window of Coffea eugenioides isolate CCC68of chromosome 1, Ceug_1.0, whole genome shotgun sequence includes the following:
- the LOC113769079 gene encoding uncharacterized protein LOC113769079, with protein MAALLHGEAPPFVRPAKTFASVLSQSPSSASSGVGLLSTYKGEPSLVISRQDMLQIAAPYSNALVGRFAVGRPSMELIRKFIVSLGLRGECPIGLLDSKHILLRPSEEEDYTRLWCRRFWYVGKFHMSLSKWTIDFKPGAESSIAPVWVNFPGLPLPFFEKQFLLKLGTLLGRPLKVDEATASLKRPSVARILLEVDVLQPPKSRIWIGDDQWGFWQKIEYEDYPSYCGFCSLIGHTEAICHRKHPELRPLRSGPSFKTHVRQVFQPKGVSAVDDSLPVAGSGVVEVPGIQAPDAPVAPEATADLPPQSANPSQGNFPQATVLVHVPVLSNTSLGADEDTQNLLALGRQVSSSPFQELSDDILISDGDNRGLLIATVSEGPNHERHSSSLSPMRNHDRVRLVRSSSEGRSGGRGISLVELKSFQDRLPSRIKASKLCYDPVGGCLDDTDSQLLQKLIQGHKGRPRQSRKREEAADQLVHVYLSFPSGSSFIISAVYAKCNRIGRRRLWEALEHFSMSVTLPWIAVGDYNVITCAEERIGGSSPNMRDLEEFNSALHRSGLFPVQLDGSAYTWTNGRMWQRLDRAVVNAAWLADVEMTRVAHLQRGRSDHCPLLVKGGSTSTRRSSFRFLNVWRGHSSFQQTVKLAWSQSVSGVGMQKFFNKLQVVKRALSRWNVEVFGNVSQRVKQAADNLLAKEILYDQNRDTVSRTAVHEARALHSRELALECEFWRQKAAIKWIKEGDANTSFFHAAVKQKRSCNFIARIRGSGDSWFDSIEDIKLSASDFFSTLFTADRAAGSGIRPSLELPKLTTEENDMLLKSPSVEEVHTVICSLDSQSAAGPDGFGGGFYQSCWECIKDDFMDAVQDFFAGASMPRGFSSTTITLLPKKEGACEWKDFRPISLSNVSSKIISKILSTRINTLLPKLILEFQTGFIPGRGIQDNVLLAQELILDLDKKLRHPNVILKLDMEKAYDRVEWGFLLYMLREFGFKEGVVDLVFRLISNVWFSVLVNGELTSFFKSTRGVRQGDPLSSTLFLFVSEFLGRRLQQLVANTPRFRFLSKGGLVPFLAFADDMVIFTRASVDCLQAVSSLLREYEILSGQKINLAKSRFLCSSKIPSDTITLIQQATGFQGQSWPVRYLGVPLFRGRSRSILFDGVFASVRAKLLHWSSRFLSAGGKIILFRHVLNSMPIYLLQVSKPPKGIFLRLGRLFNAFLWDGKDGRRIHWSSWEKLCFPVAEGGLGFRSLLDVEKAFAMKLWWRIRQKNSTWARFMHRKYIGDQHPSSAEVGVGSAIWKRVCSVRTVAEANFRWRVGEGFVDFWYDRWLFDEPLSSQCDGEPPHCLVAEFYSSTGWNIERLLQVLPRSVVNSILQTSVDPALKDELVWAPSTDGRFTVSSAWDLIRQRRNLSLVWRGIWCPLLPLKMSYLVWRILAGFLPLDDKLRSRGFSLASKCDCCGDSQESLHHIFVQGNLASAVWKHFFRACGIPWTSFSCVSSLLVVWFQSSGSGRLDHVRCVIPVVVLWFLWRSRNDARFGNVPSACFKVISDINGWLVALGAARMLKRSQLEGDTDTYFARYFQLKPHKSFCPQAISWRKPPRGAVKLNTDASVSNGLAKGGGVVRDFEGKMLGAFYKEFGECEVVHAEGLALLTGLQWCVGTGLSDILVEVDSLVLARLVTSQSIGKWPLCSILSQIRLLLGKVQGTITHIYREANAVADSLAALSLESPFVSFQSHHLLPSRARSLINLDAMGYPYIRNVSC; from the exons ATGGCGGCTCTCCTGCATGGGGAGGCGCCGCCTTTCGTTCGACCAGCGAAGACGTTTGCATCTGTTCTTTCGCAATCTCCGTCATCCGCATCAAGTGGTGTTGGCCTTCTTAGTACATACAAGGGGGAGCCTTCGTTGGTGATTTCTCGTCAAGATATGTTGCAGATAGCAGCGCCCTACTCAAATGCGTTGGTCGGCAGATTTGCCGTAGGCCGCCCTTCCATGGAACTTATTCGCAAGTTTATTGTTTCGTTGGGGTTGAGGGGCGAGTGCCCAATAGGTTTGTTAGATTCCAAGCACATTCTTTTACGTCCATCAGAGGAGGAAGATTACACCAGGCTTTGGTGTCGTCGGTTTTGGTATGTTGGCAAGTTTCATATGTCTCTGTCGAAATGGACAATTGATTTTAAACCAGGAGCCGAGTCATCCATTGCACCAGTTTGGGTCAATTTTCCGGGTCTTCCACTGCCGTTTTTTGAAAAGCAATTTCTGCTTAAACTCGGTACCCTACTTGGCCGACCTTTGAAAGTGGATGAAGCTACGGCTTCATTGAAACGCCCTTCTGTTGCCCGTATTTTGTTGGAGGTTGATGTATTGCAACCTCCCAAATCTAGGATTTGGATCGGAGATGATCAGTGGggtttttggcaaaaaattgaataTGAAGATTATCCTTCTTATTGTGGGTTTTGCTCGTTGATTGGCCATACAGAAGCCATCTGTCATCGCAAACATCCGGAATTGAGGCCGCTTCGTTCTGGTCCATCATTTAAAACGCACGTCAGACAAGTTTTTCAACCAAAGGGGGTATCTgctgttgatgactctctgcctgTTGCGGGTTCTGGGGTAGTGGAAGTTCCGGGGATACAAGCGCCAGATGCACCGGTGGCACCGGAGGCTACTGCTGACTTGCCACCTCAGTCTGCTAATCCTAGTCAGGGAAATTTTCCTCAAGCTACTGTACTTGTTCATGTTCCTGTTCTTTCAAATACGTCTCTGGGGGCTGATGAAGATACGCAGAATTTGCTTGCCTTAGGTCGCCAAGTTTCTTCTTCCCCGTTTCAGGAGTTATCAGATGATATCCTCATTTCTGACGGGGATAATCGTGGGCTGCTAATTGCAACTGTGTCTGAAGGGCCGAACCATGAACGACATTCCTCTTCGCTCTCTCCTATGCGGAATCACGATCGTGTTCGTCTGGTGCGGTCTAGTTCTGAAGGGCGGTCAGGGGGGCGAGGGATTTCTTTGGTGGAGTTGAAAAGTTTTCAGGATCGCTTACCCAGCAGAATCAAAGCATCTAAGCTTTGTTATGATCCGGTTGGAGGGTGTCTGGATGATACGGATTCTCAATTACTGCAAAAGTTGATTCAAGGACACAAGGGTCGTCCTAGGCAATCCAGGAAACGAGAAG AAGCTGCGGATCAATTGGTCCATGTCTATTTGTCTTTCCCTTCTGGCTCTTCTTTTATTATTTCAGCTGTCTACGCGAAGTGTAACAGAATTGGTAGGAGAAGGCTATGGGAGGCTTTGGAGCATTTTTCCATGTCCGTTACTCTACCGTGGATTGCTGTAGGAGACTACAACGTTATTACTTGCGCGgaggaaaggattggaggatctTCTCCGAATATGCGAGATTTGGAAGAATTCAACTCAGCTTTACATCGCAGTGGCTTATTTCCAGTTCAATTAGATGGGTCTGCTTACACATGGACCAATGGTCGCATGTGGCAGCGGCTGGATCGAGCGGTCGTTAATGCCGCCTGGCTCGCAGATGTTGAGATGACTAGAGTAGCTCATCTTCAACGGGGGCGGTCTGATCATTGTCCGTTGCTAGTCAAGGGGGGTAGTACATCGACAAGGCGATCATCATTCCGGTTCCTCAATGTCTGGCGCGGTCACTCCAGTTTTCAACAAACAGTCAAGTTGGCGTGGTCTCAGTCTGTTTCTGGAGTGGGAATGCAGAAATTCTTTAATAAGTTACAGGTGGTTAAAAGAGCTTTATCTCGATGGAATGTGGAGGTTTTCGGGAATGTCTCTCAAAGGGTCAAACAGGCAGCGGACAATTTATTGGCCAAGGAAATTTTGTATGATCAGAATCGGGATACGGTGTCTAGGACGGCAGTTCACGAGGCTAGGGCACTTCATTCTCGGGAGCTAGCATTGGAATGTGAATTTTGGAGACAAAAGGCTGCGATTAAATGGATCAAAGAGGGTGACGCTAATACCTCTTTTTTCCATGCAGCAGTTAAGCAAAAACGCAGTTGTAATTTTATTGCACGCATCAGGGGAAGTGGCGACAGTTGGTTTGATAGTATAGAGGATATTAAGCTGTCAGCAAGTGATTTTTTCTCCACGTTGTTCACAGCAGACCGCGCTGCAGGTTCTGGCATCAGGCCGTCACTTGAGCTGCCTAAACTTACGACAGAAGAGAACGATATGTTGCTGAAGTCTCCATCGGTAGAAGAAGTTCACACGGTTATATGCTCGTTGGACTCTCAGAGTGCTGCGGGACCCGATGGGTTTGGAGGGGGTTTTTATCAAAGTTGCTGGGAGTGTATCAAGGACGACTTCATGGATGCGGTGCAGGATTTCTTCGCTGGTGCCTCGATGCCCCGCGGATTTTCAAGTACCACGATCACATTACTGCCTAAGAAGGAGGGTGCATGTGAGTGGAAAGATTTTCGACCAATAAGCTTATCTAACGTTAGTTCGAAGATCATCTCGAAAATTTTGTCTACCCGCATTAATACACTCCTTCCTAAGTTGATTTTGGAGTTTCAGACTGGATTTATACCGGGCAGGGGGATACAGGATAATGTCCTCCTCGCTCAGGAATTAATTctggatttggacaagaaattgcgTCATCCTAATGTAATTTTGAAATTGGATATGGAGAAGGCCTATGACAGGGTGGAATGGGGGTTTCTTTTGTACATGCTTCGTGAATTTGGCTTTAAGGAAGGTGTGGTAGATCTGGTTTTTCGGTTAATATCCAACGTGTGGTTTTCTGTATTGGTTAATGGGGAGCTCACGAGTTTTTTCAAATCGACTAGAGGGGTACGTCAGGGGGATCCTCTATCTTctactcttttcctttttgtatCGGAATTCCTTGGACGGAGACTTCAGCAGCTGGTTGCTAACACTCCGAGGTTTAGATTTTTGAGTAAGGGGGGGCTGGTCCCGTTTCTTGCGTTTGCTGATGACATGGTTATCTTCACACGGGCATCGGTTGACTGTCTGCAAGCTGTGTCGTCCTTGTTGCGAGAGTATGAAATTCTTTCTGGCCAAAAAATAAATCTTGCCAAGAGTAGGTTTCTGTGTTCGTCGAAGATTCCTTCGGATACCATCACTTTAATTCAACAAGCTACGGGGTTTCAAGGGCAATCTTGGCCTGTGAGATATTTGGGAGTGCCACTGTTTCGTGGCCGTAGTAGGAGTATTTTATTTGATGGAGTTTTTGCTTCTGTTAGAGCAAAGCTTCTTCATTGGAGTTCCCGCTTCTTGTCTGCTGGGGGGAAGATCATATTGTTTCGGCATGTGTTGAACTCAATGCCTATTTATTTATTGCAGGTTTCTAAACCACCGAAGGGGATTTTTCTAAGGCTAGGTAGGCTGTTTAATGCATTTTTGTGGGATGGCAAGGATGGGAGACGGATTCATTGGTCTTCCTGGGAGAAATTATGTTTTCCAGTCGCAGAAGGGGGTTTGGGTTTCAGATCACTGCTGGATGTAGAGAAGGCGTTTGCAATGAAATTATGGTGGAGAATACGTCAAAAGAATTCTACGTGGGCAAGGTTCATGCATCGAAAGTACATTGGTGACCAACATCCGTCCTCGGCAGAGGTTGGTGTTGGGTCGGCAATATGGAAGCGGGTCTGCTCAGTTCGGACTGTTGCTGAAGCCAATTTTCGTTGGCGTGTTGGTGAGGGGTTTGTCGATTTCTGGTACGATCGTTGGCTTTTTGACGAACCGCTTAGTAGCCAGTGTGATGGGGAGCCTCCTCATTGTTTGGTAGCTGAGTTCTATAGCTCTACAGGGTGGAATATTGAACGTTTGCTCCAGGTTCTTCCTCGATCGGTCGTTAATAGTATTTTGCAGACAAGTGTTGATCCAGCTCTTAAGGATGAATTGGTTTGGGCTCCTTCAACGGATGGTAGGTTCACTGTGTCGTCTGCATGGGATTTAATTAGACAGCGGCGTAACCTGTCTTTGGTGTGGCGCGGAATTTGGTGTCCATTGCTGCCGTTAAAGATGTCTTAccttgtttggaggattttggCTGGTTTTCTGCCGTTGGATGACAAGCTCCGTTCTAGAGGGTTTTCATTGGCTTCCAAGTGTGATTGTTGTGGTGATTCACAGGAGTCTTTGCATCATATTTTTGTGCAGGGCAACTTGGCAAGTGCTGTCTGGAAGCATTTCTTCCGCGCTTGCGGTATCCCGTGGACTTCATTCTCATGCGTTTCTTCGTTGCTAGTGGTGTGGTTTCAATCTTCTGGGAGTGGGCGTTTGGATCATGTTCGGTGTGTTATACCTGTTGTAGTGTTATGGTTTCTGTGGCGTAGTAGAAATGACGCTCGGTTTGGTAATGTTCCCTCGGCTTGCTTTAAAGTTATTTCAGACATCAATGGGTGGTTGGTTGCTCTGGGGGCTGCGCGTATGTTGAAAAGGTCTCAGTTGGAGGGGGATACGGATACCTACTTTGCACGGTATTTTCAGCTCAAACCACATAAATCTTTCTGTCCGCAAGCTATATCTTGGAGGAAGCCTCCTCGAGGGGCAGTCAAGCTGAACACCGACGCAAGTGTGTCAAATGGGTTGGCGAAAGGCGGAGGAGTGGTACGGGATTTTGAAGGGAAGATGCTTGGTGCTTTTTATAAGGAGTTTGGGGAATGTGAGGTGGTACATGCGGAAGGGTTAGCGTTGTTAACTGGTCTACAGTGGTGTGTTGGGACAGGGTTGTCAGATATTTTAGTAGAAGTAGATTCTCTAGTGTTGGCCCGGCTGGTTACTAGTCAATCGATTGGTAAGTGGCCGCTGTGTAGCATTTTAAGCCAGATTCGGTTGTTGTTAGGTAAGGTGCAGGGGACCATTACGCATATCTATCGTGAGGCGAATGCTGTGGCAGACAGCCTAGCGGCTTTATCTTTGGAGAGTCCATTTGTTTCTTTCCAATCTCATCATCTGCTTCCAAGTAGGGCTCGGTCGTTGATTAACTTGGATGCAATGGGCTATCCATATATTCGAAACGTTAGTTGTTAg